The proteins below come from a single Papaver somniferum cultivar HN1 chromosome 11, ASM357369v1, whole genome shotgun sequence genomic window:
- the LOC113322827 gene encoding uncharacterized protein LOC113322827 codes for MLVTWEMLVRMGRMIWLGLCYWISSCLTVADEIARSIRSGDIGPFHAG; via the coding sequence ATGTTAGTGACATGGGAAATGTTGGTTCGAATGGGAAGAATGATATGGTTGGGTTTATGTTATTGGATTTCATCATGTCTTACTGTTGCTGATGAGATTGCTCGTTCAATCAGAAGTGGTGATATAGGTCCTTTTCATGCTGGTTAA
- the LOC113322826 gene encoding FT-interacting protein 1-like isoform X2, which translates to MHQNNQQPIPNNQEDFKLKDTNPRLGERWPNGGVRGGGGWMSGDKITSTYDLVEQMYYLYVRVVKAKDLPTSAITGSCDPYAEVKLGNYKGTTRHYEKKTHPEWNQVFAFSKERIQSSVLEVFIKDKEMVGRDDYLGKVLFDLNEVPTRVPPDSPLAPQWYRLEDRRGEGKVRGEIMLAVWMGTQADEAFPEAWNSDAATVHGEGVFNIRSKVYVSPKLWYLRVNVIEAQDIQPNDRGRLPEVYVKAQVGTQILKTKLCPTRTINPLWNEDLVFVAAEPFEEKLVLTVEDRVHPSKDEVLGKISLPLNLFEKRLDHRPVHTRWFNLEKFGFGVLEGDKRKELKFSSRIHLRVCLEGAYHVLDESTMYISDQRPTSRQLWKQPIGILEVGILSAQGLLPMKMKDGRGATDAYCVAKYGQKWVRTRTIIDSSGPKWNEQYTWEVYDPCTVITLGVFDNCHLGHGDRPGGAGGGGGSGRDSRIGKVRIRLSTLEADRIYTNSYPLLVLHPSGVKKMGELQLAVRFTCLSLANMIYLYGHPLLPKMHYLHPFTVNQLDSLRYQAMSIVAVRLGRAEPPLRKEVVEYMLDVDSHMWSMRRSKANFFRIMSLLSGMISVSRWFDDVCHWKNPITSVLVHVLFLILIWYPELILPTIFLYMFLIGLWNYRFRARHPPHMDTRLSWAEAVHPDELDEEFDTFPTSRPQDIVRMRYDRLRSVAGRIQTVVGDMATQGERFQSLLSWRDPRATSLFIVFCLCAAIILYVTPFKALALLVGLYMLRHPRFRSKMPSVPSNFFKRLPARTDGML; encoded by the coding sequence ATGCACCAGAACAACCAGCAACCCATTCCCAATAACCAAGAGGACTTCAAACTGAAGGATACGAATCCCCGACTTGGAGAAAGATGGCCAAATGGGGGCGTACGAGGTGGTGGGGGGTGGATGAGTGGAGACAAAATTACCAGCACTTACGACCTCGTCGAACAAATGTACTATTTGTATGTTCGAGTTGTCAAAGCCAAAGACCTTCCTACTAGTGCCATCACTGGAAGCTGTGATCCTTACGCGGAGGTAAAGCTTGGAAACTATAAAGGTACAACAAGACATTACGAGAAGAAAACACACCCAGAATGGAATCAGGTATTTGCTTTCTCGAAAGAAAGAATCCAATCGTCAGTATTGGAGGTTTTCATCAAGGATAAAGAAATGGTTGGAAGAGATGATTACCTTGGGAAGGTGTTGTTTGATCTTAATGAAGTGCCGACTCGAGTTCCACCTGATAGTCCCTTGGCTCCTCAGTGGTATAGACTTGAAGACCGACGTGGAGAAGGAAAGGTGAGAGGTGAAATTATGCTTGCAGTTTGGATGGGAACACAGGCTGATGAAGCCTTCCCAGAGGCCTGGAATTCAGATGCTGCAACAGTTCATGGGGAAGGCGTATTCAATATCCGATCAAAAGTTTATGTCTCGCCGAAACTTTGGTACCTCAGAGTTAATGTAATTGAAGCACAGGACATACAACCAAATGATAGAGGCAGGCTTCCTGAAGTGTATGTGAAGGCTCAAGTTGGTAcccaaattctcaaaacaaaGTTATGCCCAACACGAACGATTAATCCACTTTGGAACGAAGATCTTGTCTTTGTAGCAGCTGAACCATTCGAAGAGAAATTGGTCCTTACGGTTGAGGATCGAGTACATCCGTCTAAAGATGAAGTGCTTGGAAAGATAAGTTTGCCACTCAACTTGTTTGAAAAGCGCTTGGACCACCGCCCTGTTCACACTCGATGGTTCAACCTCGAAAAGTTCGGATTTGGAGTCTTGGAAGGTGACAAAAGGAAGGAGCTCAAGTTCTCAAGCAGAATTCATCTAAGAGTGTGCCTCGAAGGTGCTTATCACGTACTTGATGAATCAACAATGTATATAAGCGACCAACGGCCAACTTCAAGGCAACTATGGAAGCAACCGATCGGCATTCTGGAAGTAGGTATTCTCAGTGCACAAGGGCTTCTGCCAATGAAAATGAAAGATGGGCGAGGTGCCACAGATGCTTACTGCGTCGCGAAGTATGGGCAGAAATGGGTGCGAACAAGAACAATAATCGACAGCTCCGGCCCAAAATGGAACGAGCAGTACACATGGGAGGTTTATGATCCCTGCACAGTGATCACATTAGGGGTTTTTGACAACTGCCACTTGGGCCATGGTGACAGACCTGGTGGGGCGGGCGGAGGTGGTGGTTCTGGAAGAGATTCAAGAATCGGAAAGGTAAGAATTCGACTATCAACATTAGAAGCAGATCGAATTTATACAAATTCTTACCCGCTTCTAGTACTTCACCCATCTGGGGTGAAGAAGATGGGTGAGCTGCAGTTGGCTGTGCGTTTCACGTGCTTGTCCCTTGCTAACATGATATACCTTTACGGTCACCCACTACTACCAAAAATGCATTACCTGCATCCATTCACAGTAAATCAATTAGACAGCTTAAGATACCAAGCCATGAGTATAGTTGCTGTAAGGTTGGGACGAGCTGAACCGCCACTGCGAAAGGAAGTCGTTGAGTACATGTTGGATGTAGATTCTCACATGTGGAGTATGAGAAGAAGCAAAGCTAACTTCTTCCGGATAATGTCCTTACTATCAGGAATGATCTCGGTCAGTAGATGGTTCGACGATGTTTGTCACTGGAAGAACCCAATCACATCAGTTCTTGTTCACGTTCTCTTCCTAATATTGATCTGGTACCCTGAACTGATTCTTCCAACAATCTTCCTGTATATGTTCCTCATTGGATTATGGAACTACAGATTCCGAGCTAGGCACCCACCACACATGGACACAAGACTTTCATGGGCAGAAGCAGTTCATCCAGACGAGCTCGACGAAGAATTCGACACTTTCCCAACATCGAGACCTCAGGATATTGTTAGAATGAGGTATGATCGGCTCAGAAGTGTTGCAGGAAGAATTCAGACAGTAGTAGGAGATATGGCAACTCAAGGAGAGAGATTTCAGTCTCTGTTAAGCTGGAGAGATCCTAGAGCAACAAGTCTCTTCATAGTTTTCTGTCTCTGTGCAGCTATCATTCTGTATGTAACTCCTTTTAAGGCACTGGCGCTGCTCGTAGGGCTATATATGCTACGCCATCCAAGATTCCGAAGCAAAATGCCTTCCGTCCCCAGCAATTTCTTTAAGAGGTTGCCGGCTCGAACTGATGGAATGCTTTAA
- the LOC113322826 gene encoding FT-interacting protein 1-like isoform X1 — protein sequence MTISFCCCCGETNHKHKEPERVPPTQEKDSEKPAGTMHQNNQQPIPNNQEDFKLKDTNPRLGERWPNGGVRGGGGWMSGDKITSTYDLVEQMYYLYVRVVKAKDLPTSAITGSCDPYAEVKLGNYKGTTRHYEKKTHPEWNQVFAFSKERIQSSVLEVFIKDKEMVGRDDYLGKVLFDLNEVPTRVPPDSPLAPQWYRLEDRRGEGKVRGEIMLAVWMGTQADEAFPEAWNSDAATVHGEGVFNIRSKVYVSPKLWYLRVNVIEAQDIQPNDRGRLPEVYVKAQVGTQILKTKLCPTRTINPLWNEDLVFVAAEPFEEKLVLTVEDRVHPSKDEVLGKISLPLNLFEKRLDHRPVHTRWFNLEKFGFGVLEGDKRKELKFSSRIHLRVCLEGAYHVLDESTMYISDQRPTSRQLWKQPIGILEVGILSAQGLLPMKMKDGRGATDAYCVAKYGQKWVRTRTIIDSSGPKWNEQYTWEVYDPCTVITLGVFDNCHLGHGDRPGGAGGGGGSGRDSRIGKVRIRLSTLEADRIYTNSYPLLVLHPSGVKKMGELQLAVRFTCLSLANMIYLYGHPLLPKMHYLHPFTVNQLDSLRYQAMSIVAVRLGRAEPPLRKEVVEYMLDVDSHMWSMRRSKANFFRIMSLLSGMISVSRWFDDVCHWKNPITSVLVHVLFLILIWYPELILPTIFLYMFLIGLWNYRFRARHPPHMDTRLSWAEAVHPDELDEEFDTFPTSRPQDIVRMRYDRLRSVAGRIQTVVGDMATQGERFQSLLSWRDPRATSLFIVFCLCAAIILYVTPFKALALLVGLYMLRHPRFRSKMPSVPSNFFKRLPARTDGML from the exons ATGACAATCAG cttctgttgctgttgtggagaaaCTAATCACAAACACAAAGAACCGGAGAGAGtaccaccaacacaagaaaaagaTTCTGAGAAACCAGCAGGAACCATGCACCAGAACAACCAGCAACCCATTCCCAATAACCAAGAGGACTTCAAACTGAAGGATACGAATCCCCGACTTGGAGAAAGATGGCCAAATGGGGGCGTACGAGGTGGTGGGGGGTGGATGAGTGGAGACAAAATTACCAGCACTTACGACCTCGTCGAACAAATGTACTATTTGTATGTTCGAGTTGTCAAAGCCAAAGACCTTCCTACTAGTGCCATCACTGGAAGCTGTGATCCTTACGCGGAGGTAAAGCTTGGAAACTATAAAGGTACAACAAGACATTACGAGAAGAAAACACACCCAGAATGGAATCAGGTATTTGCTTTCTCGAAAGAAAGAATCCAATCGTCAGTATTGGAGGTTTTCATCAAGGATAAAGAAATGGTTGGAAGAGATGATTACCTTGGGAAGGTGTTGTTTGATCTTAATGAAGTGCCGACTCGAGTTCCACCTGATAGTCCCTTGGCTCCTCAGTGGTATAGACTTGAAGACCGACGTGGAGAAGGAAAGGTGAGAGGTGAAATTATGCTTGCAGTTTGGATGGGAACACAGGCTGATGAAGCCTTCCCAGAGGCCTGGAATTCAGATGCTGCAACAGTTCATGGGGAAGGCGTATTCAATATCCGATCAAAAGTTTATGTCTCGCCGAAACTTTGGTACCTCAGAGTTAATGTAATTGAAGCACAGGACATACAACCAAATGATAGAGGCAGGCTTCCTGAAGTGTATGTGAAGGCTCAAGTTGGTAcccaaattctcaaaacaaaGTTATGCCCAACACGAACGATTAATCCACTTTGGAACGAAGATCTTGTCTTTGTAGCAGCTGAACCATTCGAAGAGAAATTGGTCCTTACGGTTGAGGATCGAGTACATCCGTCTAAAGATGAAGTGCTTGGAAAGATAAGTTTGCCACTCAACTTGTTTGAAAAGCGCTTGGACCACCGCCCTGTTCACACTCGATGGTTCAACCTCGAAAAGTTCGGATTTGGAGTCTTGGAAGGTGACAAAAGGAAGGAGCTCAAGTTCTCAAGCAGAATTCATCTAAGAGTGTGCCTCGAAGGTGCTTATCACGTACTTGATGAATCAACAATGTATATAAGCGACCAACGGCCAACTTCAAGGCAACTATGGAAGCAACCGATCGGCATTCTGGAAGTAGGTATTCTCAGTGCACAAGGGCTTCTGCCAATGAAAATGAAAGATGGGCGAGGTGCCACAGATGCTTACTGCGTCGCGAAGTATGGGCAGAAATGGGTGCGAACAAGAACAATAATCGACAGCTCCGGCCCAAAATGGAACGAGCAGTACACATGGGAGGTTTATGATCCCTGCACAGTGATCACATTAGGGGTTTTTGACAACTGCCACTTGGGCCATGGTGACAGACCTGGTGGGGCGGGCGGAGGTGGTGGTTCTGGAAGAGATTCAAGAATCGGAAAGGTAAGAATTCGACTATCAACATTAGAAGCAGATCGAATTTATACAAATTCTTACCCGCTTCTAGTACTTCACCCATCTGGGGTGAAGAAGATGGGTGAGCTGCAGTTGGCTGTGCGTTTCACGTGCTTGTCCCTTGCTAACATGATATACCTTTACGGTCACCCACTACTACCAAAAATGCATTACCTGCATCCATTCACAGTAAATCAATTAGACAGCTTAAGATACCAAGCCATGAGTATAGTTGCTGTAAGGTTGGGACGAGCTGAACCGCCACTGCGAAAGGAAGTCGTTGAGTACATGTTGGATGTAGATTCTCACATGTGGAGTATGAGAAGAAGCAAAGCTAACTTCTTCCGGATAATGTCCTTACTATCAGGAATGATCTCGGTCAGTAGATGGTTCGACGATGTTTGTCACTGGAAGAACCCAATCACATCAGTTCTTGTTCACGTTCTCTTCCTAATATTGATCTGGTACCCTGAACTGATTCTTCCAACAATCTTCCTGTATATGTTCCTCATTGGATTATGGAACTACAGATTCCGAGCTAGGCACCCACCACACATGGACACAAGACTTTCATGGGCAGAAGCAGTTCATCCAGACGAGCTCGACGAAGAATTCGACACTTTCCCAACATCGAGACCTCAGGATATTGTTAGAATGAGGTATGATCGGCTCAGAAGTGTTGCAGGAAGAATTCAGACAGTAGTAGGAGATATGGCAACTCAAGGAGAGAGATTTCAGTCTCTGTTAAGCTGGAGAGATCCTAGAGCAACAAGTCTCTTCATAGTTTTCTGTCTCTGTGCAGCTATCATTCTGTATGTAACTCCTTTTAAGGCACTGGCGCTGCTCGTAGGGCTATATATGCTACGCCATCCAAGATTCCGAAGCAAAATGCCTTCCGTCCCCAGCAATTTCTTTAAGAGGTTGCCGGCTCGAACTGATGGAATGCTTTAA
- the LOC113322710 gene encoding 60S ribosomal protein L6-3-like yields the protein MAPSKVRTPKVSRNPDLIRGVGKFSRSKMYHKRGLWAIKAKNGGVFPKHDAKPAAAAVAVKAPKFYPADDVRKPLVNKRKAKPTKLRASITPGTVLIILAGRFKGKRVVFLKQLPSGLLLVTGPFKVNGVPLRRVNQAYVIGTSTKVDISGVNTDKFDDKYFSKPTEKKKKKSEGEFFESEEKEKNNLPQDKKDDQKTLDASLLKAIEGVADLKTYLAARFSLKSGMKPHELVF from the exons ATGGCTCCTTCCAAGGTAAGAACTCCTAAGGTTAGCAGAAATCCCGACCTTATCAGAGGAGTGGGTAAATTTTCTCGATCTAAAATGTACCACAAACGTGGTCTCTGGGCTATCAAGGCTAAGAATGGAGGAGTTTTTCCAAAGCATGATGCTAAACCTGCAGCCGCAGCTGTTGCTGTAAAAGCACCAAAGTTTTACCCAGCAGATGATGTCAGGAAGCCATTGGTTAACAAACGCAAGGCTAAGCCAACCAAACTTAG GGCAAGTATTACTCCTGGAACAGTTTTGATTATCTTAGCTGGAAGGTTCAAGGGTAAAAGAGTTGTATTCTTGAAGCAGCTCCCATCTGGATTGCTCCTCGTTACTG GACCATTCAAGGTTAACGGTGTTCCTCTAAGGCGTGTCAACCAAGCATATGTTATTGGAACTTCTACCAAGGTTGATATCTCAGGAGTTAATACTGATAAGTTTGATGACAAGTACTTTTCTAAgccaacagagaagaagaagaagaagagcgagGGAGAGTTTTTTGAATCTGAAGAAAAG GAGAAGAACAACCTCCCACAAGACAAGAAGGATGACCAAAAAACTCTAGATGCTTCATTGTTGAAGGCCATCGAGGGAGTTGCTGACTTGAAGACCTATTTGGCTGCACGATTTTCCCTCAAGTCTGGCATGAAGCCCCATGAACTAGTGTTCTAG